A section of the Engystomops pustulosus chromosome 3, aEngPut4.maternal, whole genome shotgun sequence genome encodes:
- the LOC140122255 gene encoding retinoic acid receptor responder protein 1-like gives MHTAVFFLACLPLALQALPFAVSSGSWSSRDIPPNNREARQAARLAITYHNYLSGSLHQLLEVAQVNKATLKVVPEIGRKYYVEFTARVSQTMENVGLCAATVFFQEAKPRPAINVNCSSAMIQKQASDDDYNFYTLMRSQTIPITGENIPDSFGYIEPQLEPVWHLARLGTSYVIWDKTAEGHEYNMAQIKSVKQVLRKDNFIAFDYDLYLYERPSEGMVSCSVHVVWIPGKPPKVDYSCTEDSENGSGYRTEDGSTSFGNFK, from the exons ATGCACACAGCAGTGTTTTTCCTGGCATGTCTGCCCCTCGCCCTACAAGCTCTACCCTTCGCCGTGTCGTCGGGGTCGTGGTCCTCCAGAGACATACCCCCCAACAACAGAGAGGCCAGGCAGGCTGCCCGACTGGCCATCACCTACCACAACTACCTGTCCGGCTCCCTGCACCAACTGCTGGAGGTGGCTCAGGTCAATAAAGCCACCCTGAAG GTTGTTCCTGAAATTGGACGCAAATATTATGTGGAATTTACTGCTCGGGTCTCTCAAACCATG GAAAATGTAGGACTTTGCGCAGCAACCGTTTTCTTTCAAGAAGCGAAACCTCGACCAGCCATTAACGTCAACTGTTCCAGTGCCATGATCCAGAAGCAAGCCAGTGATGATGACTACAACTTCTACACACTCATGAGGTCCCAGACTATACCTATCACTGGCGAAAACATCCCTG ATAGCTTTGGATACATTGAACCACAGCTAGAACCTGTGTGGCACTTGGCTCGTTTGGGAACAAGCTACGTTATCTGGGACAAGACAGCAGAGGGTCATGAATACAATATGGCTCAAATTAAATCTGTAAAGCAAGTG CTCCGAAAGGATAATTTTATTGCTTTTGACTATGACCTTTATCTTTATGAAAGGCCCTCTGAG GGCATGGTGTCCTGTAGTGTTCACGTTGTCtggattcctggaaaaccacCCAAAGTGGATTATAGCTGCACCGAGGATTCGGAAAATGGATCTGGATACAGGACCGAAGATGGATCAACTTCCTTtggaaattttaaataa
- the MFSD1 gene encoding lysosomal dipeptide transporter MFSD1 isoform X1, whose product MALEDEQEALLPGSGDGLPGSAAQRKMPAICDPSRFAHRIVVLMLMCFLGFGSYFCYDNPSALQTQVQLDMKVNTADFMQLYAFYSWPNVVLCFFGGFLIDRVFGIRLGTIIFSLFVCAGQVIFATGALFNAFWLMEAGRLVFGIGGESLAVAQNTYAVSWFKGKELNLVFGLQLSMARVGSTVNMNVMGLVYQWIKDAMGSAGYTTLGVTLMIGAVTCLFSLTCALVLGYLDKRAEKILNKEQGKTGEVIKLTDVKDFSLSLWLIFLICVCYYVAIFPFIGLGKVFFIEKFKFSAAQAGAINSVVYIISAPLSPVFGFMVDRIGKNIIWVMCAVVTTLTAHLMLAFTLWNPWIAMSLLGVSYSLLACALWPMVAFVVPEHQLGTAYGFMQSIQNLGLAIIAILAGVILDSRGYLFLEVFFSACICMAIVAVVMLYFLNHLRGGDLNLSSWEREKRQKQAAIEKETE is encoded by the exons ATGGCGCTGGAAGACGAGCAGGAAGCTTTACTCCCCGGGAGCGGCGATGGTCTCCCCGGTAGTGCAGCCCAGCGGAAGATGCCGGCCATCTGTGACCCCAGCAGGTTCGCGCACCGGATCGTGGTGCTGATGCTCATGTGTTTCCTGGGCTTCG GAAGTTATTTTTGTTACGACAACCCTTCAGCTTTGCAAACTCAGGTTCAGCTG GACATGAAGGTGAACACAGCAGATTTCATGCAACTGTATGCCTTCTATTCCTGGCCAAACGTTGTCCTTTGCTTCTTTGGAGGTTTTCTCATTGACCGTGTGTTTGGAATTCG GTTGGGGACCATCATATTTAGCCTGTTTGTCTGTGCAGGACAG GTAATATTTGCAACAGGTGCCCTATTTAACGCTTTCTGGCTGATGGAGGCAGGTCGCTTGGTATTTGG GATTGGTGGAGAATCGCTTGCTGTTGCACAGAATACGTATGCAGTAAGTTGGTTCAAAGGAAAGGAGTTGAACCTGGTGTTTGGATTGCAGCTCAGTATGGCCAGAGTG GGCAGCACTGTAAACATGAATGTCATGGGACTGGTCTACCAGTGGATAAAGGATGCTATGGGCTCAGCTGGTTACACAACACTAGGTGTAACCCTCATGATCG GTGCGGTCACTTGTCTGTTTTCACTGACCTGTGCCCTAGTACTTGGTTATCTGGATAAGCGAGCAGAGAAAATTCTCAACAAAGAACAAGGAAAAACTG gtGAAGTCATTAAGCTGACTGACGTCAAGGACTTTTCTCTCAGCCTGTGGTTGATATTTTTAATTTGTGTTTGCTATTATGTTGCCATCTTCCCTTTTATTGGCCTTGGCAA GGTTTTCTTTATTGAAAAATTCAAATTTTCGGCAGCACAAGCTGGAGCCATAAACAG TGTGGTTTATATAATCTCTGCCCCTCTCTCGCCTGTATTTGGTTTCATGGTTGACCGAATCGGGAAGAACATTATTTGGGTTATGTGCGCCGTGGTGACTACTCTTACTGCTCATCTCATGTTGGCTTTTACTTTGTGGAATCCTTGGATTGCTATG AGTTTATTGGGCGTCTCATATTCTCTTCTGGCTTGTGCCTTGTGGCCTATGGTTGCTTTTGTGGTCCCTGAGCATCAACTGGGTACTGCATATGGATT TATGCAGTCTATCCAGAATCTGGGACTCGCCATTATTGCTATTCTTGCTGGTGTCATTTTGGATTCCCGAGGATATCTGTTCTTAGAAGTCTTCTTCAGTGCCTGCATTTGCA TGGCCATTGTAGCTGTTGTCATGTTGTATTTTTTGAACCACCTTAGAG